A single Curtobacterium sp. MCSS17_015 DNA region contains:
- a CDS encoding HAD-IIA family hydrolase gives MDGVDVVLTDLDGVVYRGRNAVPYAVEALTRAAASARVGYITNNASRRPGDVAEHLEQYGLQVTADDVVTSSQAGARLLATLVPAGSTVLVIGGLGLTTIVEQAGFVVTDSAEDNPAAVIQGFAPELGWKQLAEASFALADAGVPWVATNMDWSIPVERGIAPGNGTLVAAVHQAVGRMPVVAGKPERPIFDAALARFGGTSPLFIGDRLDTDIKGANDAGIPSVLVLTGIDQPKQVLAADQRSRPTYVLRDLRGLHEPYPVTIRQEDRDGTRRVTVGESTVSMRGHVVRAEQVGPDDLDLLRAGATAIWDSGLAIYGLDVDPKLYGGE, from the coding sequence GTGGACGGCGTCGACGTGGTCCTCACCGACCTCGACGGCGTCGTCTACCGCGGACGCAACGCGGTGCCGTACGCCGTGGAGGCCCTGACCCGGGCCGCCGCGTCGGCCCGCGTCGGCTACATCACGAACAACGCCTCGCGGCGTCCCGGCGACGTCGCGGAACACCTCGAGCAGTACGGGCTGCAGGTCACCGCCGATGACGTGGTGACGTCCTCCCAGGCCGGCGCGCGGCTCCTCGCGACGCTGGTCCCAGCGGGTTCCACGGTGCTCGTGATCGGTGGACTCGGCCTGACGACGATCGTCGAACAGGCCGGCTTCGTGGTCACCGACAGCGCGGAGGACAACCCGGCGGCCGTCATCCAGGGCTTCGCTCCGGAGCTCGGCTGGAAGCAGCTCGCGGAGGCGTCCTTCGCGCTGGCGGACGCTGGCGTGCCGTGGGTGGCCACGAACATGGACTGGTCTATCCCCGTCGAGCGCGGCATCGCGCCCGGGAACGGCACGCTGGTGGCGGCCGTGCACCAGGCGGTCGGCAGGATGCCGGTCGTCGCGGGCAAGCCCGAGCGCCCGATCTTCGACGCCGCCCTGGCCCGCTTCGGCGGGACGAGTCCGCTCTTCATCGGCGACCGGCTGGACACCGACATCAAGGGTGCGAACGACGCCGGCATCCCGAGCGTGCTGGTGCTCACCGGCATCGACCAGCCCAAGCAGGTCCTCGCGGCCGATCAGCGGTCGCGGCCGACGTACGTGCTCCGGGACCTCCGGGGTCTGCATGAGCCGTATCCGGTGACCATCCGGCAGGAGGACCGGGACGGAACCCGCCGGGTCACCGTCGGCGAGTCGACGGTGAGCATGCGGGGGCACGTCGTCCGTGCCGAGCAGGTGGGCCCCGACGACTTGGACCTGTTGCGCGCCGGCGCGACGGCGATCTGGGACTCCGGGCTGGCCATCTACGGGCTGGACGTGGACCCGAAGCTGTACGGCGGCGAGTAG